The following are encoded together in the Osmia lignaria lignaria isolate PbOS001 chromosome 13, iyOsmLign1, whole genome shotgun sequence genome:
- the LOC117610198 gene encoding cytosolic endo-beta-N-acetylglucosaminidase isoform X1, which translates to MEVVEMKVMEAKPFANLKELYDNLGNLKRWPRIKELRESTDYVYQGSEISGETLNLTKVDRQEQPRTLLCHDMKGGYLEDRFIDGSNSYNSYLFYHWSGIDTFVYFSHYFITIPPFGWINAAHEHGVRVLGTVITEREGIWDVILESQEEAKKFADALVLVARFYKFDGWLLNVENAIKNEQINNLIYFVKYLTENIHDAVKNSEIIWYDSVTNEGKLSWQNELNDQNIEFFLNCDGIYLNYNWTKSKLQNSYTLAKNHKRSVKNIYVGLDVWGRGCPGGGGFNSAYALEKIRQEGLSVAIFGQGWTHEFFGPKTFLELENLFWAQLFPYLYVHVPIYEDEVFKSSFCHGRGSSYYRCGEIQMYRRLVEDKLNTLEEKPFYNLSLQKPQISVPMPNLKFTLFPQPEEAKSEDDRNECARKKSVEYIYETKNNIIRIFEKNVDIQTKTPVPDINCFEFCNEFSFEGGGCLKLITNNSGLYHRLFLVHVEFEQDIEATIVYKDMESSTGSRVRNKPILVLGNDTGLRSIVCYKSENLNSSWKKCIYDTNMRTVNEIGVSFARKNVCYLGEIILEEKQRRLNDYYSEEIAEN; encoded by the exons ATGGAAGTCGTGGAAATGAAAGTTATGGAAGCAAAACCATTCGCTAACTTAAAAGAGCTCTATGATAATTTGGGTAACTTGAAACGGTGGCCACGAATCAAAGAACTGAGAGAATCAACTGATTACGTCTATCAAGGCTCTGAAATAAGTGGTGAAACGTTAAATCTGACAAAAGTGGACAGACAGGAACAACCAAGAACTTTACTGTGTCATGATATGAAAGGTGGTTACCTCGAAGACAG ATTTATAGATGGGTCGAATTCTTACAATTCTTATCTATTTTATCACTGGAGCGGTATAGATACATTTGTATACTTTAGTCATTATTTTATAACTATACCACCATTTGGATGGATTAATGCAGCACACGAGCACGGTGTCAGAGTTCTTGGTACTGTGATTACCGAAAGAGAAGGTATTTGGGATGTAATACTTGAGTCACAAGAGGAAGCAAAAAAGTTTGCAGACGCTCTCGTTCTCGTTGCAAGGTTTTATAAGTTTGATGGCTGGTTGTTGAATGTTGAAAATGCAATTAAAAACGAACAGattaataatcttatttattTCGTGAAATACCTAACAGAAAATATTCATGATGCtgtgaaaaattctgaaattatttgGTATGACAGTGTAACCAATGAAGGAAAATTAAGCTGGCAGAATGAACTTAACGATCAAAATAT CGAATTCTTCTTAAATTGTGACGGCATTTATCTGAATTACAATTGGACCAAGTCTAAGTTGCAAAACAGTTACACACTTGCAAAGAATCATAAGAGAagtgtgaaaaatatttatgtggGTTTGGATGTTTGGGGTAGAGGCTGTCCTGGTGGTGGAGGTTTTAACTCGGCATAT GCTTTAGAAAAGATACGACAAGAGGGACTTTCGGTTGCCATATTTGGCCAAGGTTGGACTCACGAATTTTTTGGACCCAAAACATTTctagaattagaaaatttattttgggCACAATTATTTCCTTATTTGTACGTCCATGTACCCATTTACGAGGATGAAGTATTTAAATCGTCATTCTGTCATGGAAGAGGAAGCTCGTATTACCGTTGCGGTGAG aTACAAATGTACCGGCGTCTCGTAGAAGACAAATTAAATACATTAGAAGAAAAACCGTTCTATAACTTGTCTCTACAAAAGCCTCAGATTTCTGTACCTATGCCGAATTTGAAATTCACACTATTTCCTCAACCTGAGGAAGCAAAAAGTGAAGATGATAGAAACGAATGTGCAAGAAAGAAATCTGTAGAATACATATACGaaacgaaaaataatattatccgAATATTTGAGAAGAACGTAGACATCCAAACTAAAACACCTGTACCAGATATAAATTGCTTTGaattttgtaatgaattttcttttgaGGGAGGTGGTTGCCTAAagttaattacaaataattctggATTGTATCACAG ATTATTTTTGGTCCACGTCGAATTTGAACAAGATATCGAAGCAACAATTGTATATAAAGACATGGAATCATCAACAGGAAGTAGGGTTCGTAACAAACCGATACTAGTTTTGGGAAACGATACTGGCTTAAGATCTATTGTATGTTATAAATCGGAGAACCTAAACTCTAGTTGGAAAAAATG TATCTATGATACAAACATGAGGACGGTAAATGAGATTGGTGTATCCTTCGCACGGAAGAACGTCTGCTACCTGGGAGAAATTATTCTGGAGGAAAAACAACGCCGTTTGAACG ATTATTATTCAGAAGAAATCGCTGAAAACTAA
- the LOC117610198 gene encoding uncharacterized protein LOC117610198 isoform X2 — translation METATITLDSTVRSQDSSNSKNSKDSTASDSKPESCLESKHSKEILISEKQQRQQQHQPHTQQQYEDREKLRASEAKDELNILMFTSCGQLLLGIVLIVFGILVLVHGASLGGTGAGLWAGMGALVAGALGVVATLATSSSKRNSSFSTAHLAASLIALALSNMATITALTAIVRDSQRTPEVTLLTVPGEDEDVDRESDWGGLLASIGLLVTSVAELLVSGYSCLTLTPKLCGCLRTSNGEDGNVDGRLKTRNMVHQWVTAQSHVPKSQPIYVVQPMLPMHPIIQAPYGIPGAPAKFPGGFMPAGPMPITAPPYGAVPVLPHMAYGGRPPSQMIRPKHRRHPSVEHEDTIERKRHNNDGKAEHPKRMSSIGEDQVDLAQTYTGLDKKISEEFISIAMDPERKSKASSSHDSDIGVSKTS, via the exons ATGGAGACTGCTACGATTACTCTTGACTCGACGGTCAGAAGTCAGGATTCGAGTAATTCGAAGAACTCGAAGGATTCGACCGCGTCCGATTCGAAACCGGAGAGTTGCCTGGAATCGAAACACTCGAAGGAGATTCTGATAAGTGAGAAACAACAACGACAACAACAGCACCAACCGCACACGCAGCAACAGTACGAGGATCGAGAGAAACTTAGGGCTTCAGAGGCGAAAGATGAGCTGAACATTCTTATGTTCACCTCCTGCGGGCAATTGCTACTTG GTATAGTTCTTATAGTATTTGGTATCCTGGTGTTGGTACACGGCGCCTCGTTGGGAGGTACCGGTGCAGGACTATGGGCAGGCATGGGTGCCCTTGTCGCCGGAGCGTTGGGTGTCGTCGCTACGCTAGCGACGTCGTCGAGCAAAAGGAATTCCAGCTTTTCGACTGCTCACCTTGCGGCCAGTCTGATCGCCCTTGCCCTTTCGAACATGGCCACGATCACAGCCTTGACCGCCATCGTTAGGGACTCGCAGAGGACACCGGAAGTGACCTTGCTCACTGTTCCG GGTGAAGATGAAGACGTAGATCGAGAGAGTGACTGGGGAGGTCTACTGGCTAGCATCGGGCTACTGGTGACCAGCGTCGCTGAACTGTTAGTTTCTGGCTACAGCTGTCTGACCTTGACCCCGAAATTATGCGGGTGTCTTAGGACGAGCAACGGCGAAGATGGAAACGTCGACGGTCGACTAAAGACCCGCAACATGGTGCATCAGTGGGTCACGGCTCAAAGCCACGTGCCAAAGAGCCAGCCAATTTACGTGGTGCAGCCGATGCTACCGATGCACCCGATCATTCAG GCACCTTACGGAATACCCGGTGCTCCTGCTAAGTTTCCTGGAGGATTCATGCCTGCTGGACCCATGCCAATAACTGCTCCCCCTTATGGTGCTGTTCCTGTGCTTCCACACATGGCATATGGTGGACGTCCTCCATCACAAATG ATTCGACCAAAGCACAGGCGCCATCCGAGTGTGGAACACGAAGACACGATAGAAAGAAAGAGACATAATAATGATGGAAAGGCGGAACATCCAAAGAGAATGTCCTCCATAGGAGAAGACCAAGTAGATTTAGCTCAAACATACACGGGATTAGATAAGAAAATTTCTGAAGAGTTCATTTCGATTGCCATGGATCCTGAAAGAAAGTCAAAAGCTTCCAGTAGTCATGATAGTGATATTGGAGTCTCGAAAACCAGctaa
- the LOC117610196 gene encoding solute carrier family 53 member 1, with the protein MKFAEHLSAHITPEWRKQYISYEEMKAMLYTAIEEAPSVESVEPEVISRHFASFDEVFFTFCDRELKKINTFYSEKLAEATRKYAALQSELKIALELQHGGGKHKGKATVKAHLPTRKLRELKLAFSEFYLSLILLQNYQNLNYTGFRKILKKHDKLLSVDTGSKWRVECVETAHFYTSKDIDRLIQETEATVTNDLEGGDRQRAMKRLRVPPLGEHQSPWTTFKVGLFSGSFIVLFVAVILSAIFHDGGENLKIAFRLYRGPLLIVQLLFLIGVNVYGWRSSGVNHVLIFELDPRNHLSEQHLMELAAVLGVIWTLSLLSFLYSASLSIPPFVNPLVLVCIMLAFLLNPLKMFRHEARFWLLKVIGRVLISPFAYVTFADFWLADQLNSMATALLDFHFLTCFYVTNGNWLEASDTTQCMTGSLIIRPIVNCLPAWFRFAQCIRRYRDSKEAFPHLANAGKYATTFLVVISNTMCAYRTVEYQTRWENPWLWFWMISCFVNSVYSLTWDLKMDWGLLDSNAGENKFLREEVVYSAAGFYYFAIIEDFILRFSWIASFVLVECGYVSSDLMTSVVAPLEVFRRFVWNFFRLENEHLNNCGKFRAVRDISIAPIESSDQTQILRMMDEENGVLNRGKRKMGGKRQTNTKEDKRALLKEETIDIDISNAS; encoded by the exons atgaagtttgCCGAGCACTTGTCTGCCCATATTACACCTGAATGGCGTAAACAATATATTAGCTATGAG GAAATGAAGGCAATGTTATACACTGCTATAGAAGAAGCACCTTCAGTTGAAAGTGTTGAACCTGAAGTGATATCTCGTCACTTTGCCTCATTTGATGAAgtattttttacattttgcgATCgtgaattaaagaaaattaatactttTTACTCTG AAAAGTTGGCAGAAGCAACACGTAAATATGCAGCTCTACAAAGTGAATTGAAAATTGCATTAGAATTGCAACACGGTGGAGGAAAACATAAAGGGAAAGCAACAGTTAAAGCCCACTTGCCAACAAGGAAATTGAGGGAATTGAAGCTTGCATTTTCAGAATTCTATTTGTCCCTTATACTTCTACAAAACTATCAAAATCTTAATTACACCGGTTTTCGGAAAATTCTTAAGAAGCACGATAAG ttaTTGTCAGTAGACACCGGCTCAAAATGGAGGGTAGAATGCGTAGAAACAGCACATTTTTATACATCAAAAGACATAGACAGGCTTATACAAGAGACGGAAGCTACGGTAACAAACGATTTAGAAGGTGGAGACAGACAACGGGCTATGAAACGTTTACGCGTACCACCTTTAGGCGAGCATCAGAGTCCATGGACAACTTTTAAAGTTGGTTTATTTTCCGGTAGTTTCATTGTCCTGTTCGTAGCAGTGATACTCTCAG caaTTTTTCACGATGGTGGAGAAAACTTAAAAATTGCATTTAGATTATATCGCGGACCTTTACTTATTGTACAACTTTTATTCCTTATCGGGGTGAATGTTTATGGATGGAGATCATCGGGTGTAAATCATGTACTTATATTTGAATTGGATCCACGAAATCATCTATCCGAACAACATCTTATGGAATTAGCTGCTGTTCTTGGAGTGATATGGACTCTAAGTTTATTGAGCTTTTTATACAGCGCTAGTTTAAGCATTCCACCGTTTGTAAATCCGTTAGTTTTAGTCTGTATCATGTTGGCATTTCTACTAAATCCATTAAAAATGTTCCGTCACGAGGCACGATTTTGGTTGTTAAAAGTTATT GGACGAGTTTTAATATCACCATTCGCATATGTGACTTTTGCTGATTTCTGGTTAGCAGATCAGTTGAACAGCATGGCCACAGCATTGCTAGACTTTCATTTTTTGACATGTTTTTACGTTACTAATGGGAATTGGTTGGAAGCAAGCGATACCACGCAATGTATGACTGGTTCCTTAATAATTAGGCCTATAGTTAATTGTCTACCAGCGTGGTTTCGTTTTGCGCAATGCATTCGACGTTACCGAGACTCCAAAGAAGCATTCCCACATTTAGCCAATGCTGGGAAATATGCAACAACATTCCTCGTTGTTATATCTAATACTATGTGCGCCTATCGTACTG TGGAATATCAAACTCGGTGGGAGAATCCATGGTTGTGGTTTTGGATGATTAGTTGTTTCGTCAATTCTGTATATTCCTTAACTTGGGATCTAAAGATGGATTGGGGTCTTTTAGATAGCAATGCTggcgaaaataaatttttacgtGAAGAAGTTGTGTATTCAGCAGCG GGATTCTATTATTTCGCTATAATCgaagattttattttaagattttCATGGATTGCTAGTTTTGTTCTCGTTGAATGCGGTTACGTATCCAGCGACTTAATGACGTCCGTAGTAGCACCCCTTGAAGTGTTTAG GCGATTTGTTTGGAATTTTTTCCGTTTAGAAAACGAACATTTAAACAATTGTGGTAAATTTCGTGCTGTTCGTGATATATCTATAGCGCCGATTGAAAGTTCCGATCAAACACAGATTTTACGTATGATGGATGAAGAAAACGGTGTACTTAATAGAGGCAAACGTAAAATGGGTGGTAAACGACAAACTAACACCAAAGAGGACAAGCGAGCATTGCTCAAAGAAGAAACTATTGATATTGATATATCTAATGCTAGTTGA
- the LOC117610197 gene encoding putative tRNA (uracil-O(2)-)-methyltransferase isoform X2: MDFTTIVSQESGANASQFCKAVNIWLHNPQIVNRKILASSEILDIEVSCDILEFFKRIDALDISMVTTEDQRDDINSAKLLNVLRISDESSNTQRNRNIRLYMTKQLPRMPHIFSAGIEFLLLEKQKNCIINIHKPFVTDKRSLGPRMAYMIQQEADKFTSLGVYKLQNVIHEQSSIEWLEKKLFPCILRWMRNESRTASTLSSLNFVSTEKYARLYCKLKEKHGMKLINNWPENTDPLKFVYEDIAIATYLLLLWEKERTEKGTSDLQSFLDLGCGNGLLVYILFNEGYRGLGIDLRRRKIWDLYPSETPLQVCTVIPSSTTVYTGVDWIIGNHSDELTPWIPVIAARSSADCRFFLLPCCPYELNGTKYQRCCASKSQYSEYIEYIKNLSNECGFETHLDKLRIPSTKRICLIGWKRVEEERKTREERIQRIISAKTTLMQTKKQKEDDVGEWTCDFKPRDTVEKQKEKFSLEYPERNRMMADDQRKGTFRRHERKPSPVGFMKIIRTVVQRVKRNATINIDGMIG; the protein is encoded by the exons ATGGATTTCACAACCATAGTAAGCCAAGAATCTGGAGCTAATGCTTCCCAGTTTTGTAAAGCAGTGAATATTTGGTTGCATAATCCTCAGATTGTGAACCGTAAGATTCTTGCTTCGAGTGAAATATTGGATATCGAAGTTAGTTGcgatattttggaattttttaaacgtATCGACGCTTTAGATATTTCAATGGTAACGACAGAAGATCAGAGAGACGATATCAATAGCGCAAAATTGTTAAACGTATTGCGTATCTCTGACGAATCGTCCAATACACAGCGTAACAGGAACATTCGATTATACATGACAAAACAGTTGCCACGTATGCCTCATATATTTTCTGCTGGTATCGAGTTTCTGCTGTtggaaaaacagaaaaattgtatcataaatattcataaacCTTTCGTTACGGACAAACGATCCCTTGGGCCTAGAATGGCGTACATGATACAACAAGAAGCGGATAAGTTTACGTCCCTTGGTGTGTACAAATTACAAAACGTTATACACGAACAGTCGAGTATAGAATGGTTAGAGAAGAAGCTCTTTCCATGTATATTGAGGTGGATGAGAAACGAATCGAGAACCGCGTCGACACTGTCTTCGTTAAATTTCGTATCGACTGAAAAATATGCCAGATTGTATTGTAAATTGAAAGAGAAGCACggtatgaaattaataaacaattggcCGGAAAATACAGATCCGCTGAAATTCGTTTACGAAGATATCGCTATAGCTACCTATCTGTTGTTGCTTTGGGAGAAAGAGAGGACAGAGAAAGGAACGAGTGATTTACAATCGTTCCTCGATCTAGGATGTGGCAACGGTTTACTCgtgtatattttattcaatgagGGTTATCGCGGACTGGGGATCGATTTACGACGGAGGAAAATTTGGGATTTGTATCCGTCTGAAACACCATTGCAG GTTTGTACCGTGATTCCGTCCTCCACGACGGTGTACACAGGAGTCGATTGGATCATTGGAAATCATTCGGACGAATTGACACCATGGATCCCTGTAATCGCAGCGCGAAGTTCTGCCGACtgtcgtttctttttattacctTGTTGTCCGTACGAACTGAACGGCACCAAGTATCAGAGATGTTGCGCTTCGAAAAGTCAGTACTCAGAatacattgaatatattaaaaatctAAGCAACGAATGTGGTTTCGAGACGCATCTCGACAAATTAAGAATCCCATCTACTAAACGTATCTGTTTGATCGGTTGGAAAAGGgtagaggaagagagaaaaacgAGAGAAGAACGCATTCAACGAATAATAAGCGCGAAGACGACACTGATGCAAACTAAAAAGCAGAAAGAGGATGATGTTGGTGAATGGACGTGTGACTTTAAACCGAGAGACACTGtagaaaaa CAAAAGGAAAAGTTCAGTTTAGAATACCCGGAGCGGAACAGGATGATGGCGGACGATCAAAGAAAAGGAACTTTTCGACGCCACGAAAGAAAACCAAGCCCTGTTGGTTTCATGAAAATCATCCGAACGGTTGTCCAACGAGTGAAACGAAATGCAACTATAAACATTGATGGTATGATCGGGTGA
- the LOC117610197 gene encoding putative tRNA (uracil-O(2)-)-methyltransferase isoform X1 yields MDFTTIVSQESGANASQFCKAVNIWLHNPQIVNRKILASSEILDIEVSCDILEFFKRIDALDISMVTTEDQRDDINSAKLLNVLRISDESSNTQRNRNIRLYMTKQLPRMPHIFSAGIEFLLLEKQKNCIINIHKPFVTDKRSLGPRMAYMIQQEADKFTSLGVYKLQNVIHEQSSIEWLEKKLFPCILRWMRNESRTASTLSSLNFVSTEKYARLYCKLKEKHGMKLINNWPENTDPLKFVYEDIAIATYLLLLWEKERTEKGTSDLQSFLDLGCGNGLLVYILFNEGYRGLGIDLRRRKIWDLYPSETPLQVCTVIPSSTTVYTGVDWIIGNHSDELTPWIPVIAARSSADCRFFLLPCCPYELNGTKYQRCCASKSQYSEYIEYIKNLSNECGFETHLDKLRIPSTKRICLIGWKRVEEERKTREERIQRIISAKTTLMQTKKQKEDDVGEWTCDFKPRDTVEKVRNCTQLDKTLIKNIVDTVANQLLYKGRIVSVDETQRRTWNAGRCLELCEIANSIPKETMLSLRKECGGLQTLLRNHSHIFCVAKGKVQFRIPGAEQDDGGRSKKRNFSTPRKKTKPCWFHENHPNGCPTSETKCNYKH; encoded by the exons ATGGATTTCACAACCATAGTAAGCCAAGAATCTGGAGCTAATGCTTCCCAGTTTTGTAAAGCAGTGAATATTTGGTTGCATAATCCTCAGATTGTGAACCGTAAGATTCTTGCTTCGAGTGAAATATTGGATATCGAAGTTAGTTGcgatattttggaattttttaaacgtATCGACGCTTTAGATATTTCAATGGTAACGACAGAAGATCAGAGAGACGATATCAATAGCGCAAAATTGTTAAACGTATTGCGTATCTCTGACGAATCGTCCAATACACAGCGTAACAGGAACATTCGATTATACATGACAAAACAGTTGCCACGTATGCCTCATATATTTTCTGCTGGTATCGAGTTTCTGCTGTtggaaaaacagaaaaattgtatcataaatattcataaacCTTTCGTTACGGACAAACGATCCCTTGGGCCTAGAATGGCGTACATGATACAACAAGAAGCGGATAAGTTTACGTCCCTTGGTGTGTACAAATTACAAAACGTTATACACGAACAGTCGAGTATAGAATGGTTAGAGAAGAAGCTCTTTCCATGTATATTGAGGTGGATGAGAAACGAATCGAGAACCGCGTCGACACTGTCTTCGTTAAATTTCGTATCGACTGAAAAATATGCCAGATTGTATTGTAAATTGAAAGAGAAGCACggtatgaaattaataaacaattggcCGGAAAATACAGATCCGCTGAAATTCGTTTACGAAGATATCGCTATAGCTACCTATCTGTTGTTGCTTTGGGAGAAAGAGAGGACAGAGAAAGGAACGAGTGATTTACAATCGTTCCTCGATCTAGGATGTGGCAACGGTTTACTCgtgtatattttattcaatgagGGTTATCGCGGACTGGGGATCGATTTACGACGGAGGAAAATTTGGGATTTGTATCCGTCTGAAACACCATTGCAG GTTTGTACCGTGATTCCGTCCTCCACGACGGTGTACACAGGAGTCGATTGGATCATTGGAAATCATTCGGACGAATTGACACCATGGATCCCTGTAATCGCAGCGCGAAGTTCTGCCGACtgtcgtttctttttattacctTGTTGTCCGTACGAACTGAACGGCACCAAGTATCAGAGATGTTGCGCTTCGAAAAGTCAGTACTCAGAatacattgaatatattaaaaatctAAGCAACGAATGTGGTTTCGAGACGCATCTCGACAAATTAAGAATCCCATCTACTAAACGTATCTGTTTGATCGGTTGGAAAAGGgtagaggaagagagaaaaacgAGAGAAGAACGCATTCAACGAATAATAAGCGCGAAGACGACACTGATGCAAACTAAAAAGCAGAAAGAGGATGATGTTGGTGAATGGACGTGTGACTTTAAACCGAGAGACACTGtagaaaaagtaagaaactgcACGCAATTAGATAAAACATTAATCAAGAATATTGTTGATACCGTCGCGAATCAGCTACTTTACAAAGGTCGTATCGTATCGGTGGATGAAACGCAGAGAAGAACTTGGAACGCGGGTCGATGCCTGGAGTTATGCGAAATCGCAAATTCGATACCGAAAGAAACGATGCTAAGTCTACGAAAAGAATGCGGTGGTTTGCAAACTTTACTGAGAAATCATAGTCATATTTTTTGCGTAGCAAAAGGAAAAGTTCAGTTTAGAATACCCGGAGCGGAACAGGATGATGGCGGACGATCAAAGAAAAGGAACTTTTCGACGCCACGAAAGAAAACCAAGCCCTGTTGGTTTCATGAAAATCATCCGAACGGTTGTCCAACGAGTGAAACGAAATGCAACTATAAACATTGA
- the LOC117610197 gene encoding putative tRNA (uracil-O(2)-)-methyltransferase isoform X3, translating to MDFTTIVSQESGANASQFCKAVNIWLHNPQIVNRKILASSEILDIEVSCDILEFFKRIDALDISMVTTEDQRDDINSAKLLNVLRISDESSNTQRNRNIRLYMTKQLPRMPHIFSAGIEFLLLEKQKNCIINIHKPFVTDKRSLGPRMAYMIQQEADKFTSLGVYKLQNVIHEQSSIEWLEKKLFPCILRWMRNESRTASTLSSLNFVSTEKYARLYCKLKEKHGMKLINNWPENTDPLKFVYEDIAIATYLLLLWEKERTEKGTSDLQSFLDLGCGNGLLVYILFNEGYRGLGIDLRRRKIWDLYPSETPLQVCTVIPSSTTVYTGVDWIIGNHSDELTPWIPVIAARSSADCRFFLLPCCPYELNGTKYQRCCASKSQYSEYIEYIKNLSNECGFETHLDKLRIPSTKRICLIGWKRVEEERKTREERIQRIISAKTTLMQTKKQKEDDVGEWTCDFKPRDTVEKSRRSEGNETKTGTGFEPTTPLPL from the exons ATGGATTTCACAACCATAGTAAGCCAAGAATCTGGAGCTAATGCTTCCCAGTTTTGTAAAGCAGTGAATATTTGGTTGCATAATCCTCAGATTGTGAACCGTAAGATTCTTGCTTCGAGTGAAATATTGGATATCGAAGTTAGTTGcgatattttggaattttttaaacgtATCGACGCTTTAGATATTTCAATGGTAACGACAGAAGATCAGAGAGACGATATCAATAGCGCAAAATTGTTAAACGTATTGCGTATCTCTGACGAATCGTCCAATACACAGCGTAACAGGAACATTCGATTATACATGACAAAACAGTTGCCACGTATGCCTCATATATTTTCTGCTGGTATCGAGTTTCTGCTGTtggaaaaacagaaaaattgtatcataaatattcataaacCTTTCGTTACGGACAAACGATCCCTTGGGCCTAGAATGGCGTACATGATACAACAAGAAGCGGATAAGTTTACGTCCCTTGGTGTGTACAAATTACAAAACGTTATACACGAACAGTCGAGTATAGAATGGTTAGAGAAGAAGCTCTTTCCATGTATATTGAGGTGGATGAGAAACGAATCGAGAACCGCGTCGACACTGTCTTCGTTAAATTTCGTATCGACTGAAAAATATGCCAGATTGTATTGTAAATTGAAAGAGAAGCACggtatgaaattaataaacaattggcCGGAAAATACAGATCCGCTGAAATTCGTTTACGAAGATATCGCTATAGCTACCTATCTGTTGTTGCTTTGGGAGAAAGAGAGGACAGAGAAAGGAACGAGTGATTTACAATCGTTCCTCGATCTAGGATGTGGCAACGGTTTACTCgtgtatattttattcaatgagGGTTATCGCGGACTGGGGATCGATTTACGACGGAGGAAAATTTGGGATTTGTATCCGTCTGAAACACCATTGCAG GTTTGTACCGTGATTCCGTCCTCCACGACGGTGTACACAGGAGTCGATTGGATCATTGGAAATCATTCGGACGAATTGACACCATGGATCCCTGTAATCGCAGCGCGAAGTTCTGCCGACtgtcgtttctttttattacctTGTTGTCCGTACGAACTGAACGGCACCAAGTATCAGAGATGTTGCGCTTCGAAAAGTCAGTACTCAGAatacattgaatatattaaaaatctAAGCAACGAATGTGGTTTCGAGACGCATCTCGACAAATTAAGAATCCCATCTACTAAACGTATCTGTTTGATCGGTTGGAAAAGGgtagaggaagagagaaaaacgAGAGAAGAACGCATTCAACGAATAATAAGCGCGAAGACGACACTGATGCAAACTAAAAAGCAGAAAGAGGATGATGTTGGTGAATGGACGTGTGACTTTAAACCGAGAGACACTGtagaaaaa